TGCCCGCGCTGTTTCGCTGGCAGGAGGCCGGGCTCGAGGAAGACGCGCAGAGCCAGCAGCGCCACCGCCGCATCGGCCTGCCCGTGATCAACAAGATCGACAAGACCCTGACCTTCCACACCTGGTACCCGGGCTGCCCGATGGAGGAAGACGCCTACGGCATTCCCAAGCCCAAGGACACCGAGGTGGTGGTGCCCACGCTGATCTTCGTGCCCTGCGTGGGCTACGGCCCCGGCGGCTACCGGCTCGGTTACGGCGGCGGCTTCTACGACCGCACGCTGGCCACGCTGCGGCCGCGCCCGGTCACCGTGGGCCTGGGCTACGACTTCGCCTTCGTGCCCGAACTGCGGCCCGAGCCTCACGACGTGCCGCTCGACGCGGTGCTGGTCGATTCGGGCGTGGCCTGGCCGGTCGACTGAGATCGCCGCGCCGCGCCCCTCAGGGGTGCTCGGCGTTCGCGTGGGCCTCGGTGATGCGCTTCTCGCGCCGGATCAGGTAAAGCCCGCTGCCGATCACGATCGCCGCGCCGAGCCAGGTGTGCGGCGAGGGCAGCGTGTGCCAGATCAGCCAGTCCAGTCCCAGGCCCCAGGCCAGGGCGCTGTACTCGAACGGCGCCACGATGGACGCCTGGCCGTGGCGGAAGGCCTCGGTGATCGCGAGCTGGCCGCAGAAGCCCGTGACCGCGAGCGCGATCAGCAGGGGCAGGTCGGCGCGCGCGATCGGCACCCACTGCGGCAGCGCGAGCGCGCCCGCGCCCAGGGACATCGCCAGCATCATCGTGAGGATCAGCGCTTCGCTGCTGTCGGTGCGGCTGGCCAGCCGCCCGGTGACGGCCGCCACCGCGTAACACAGGGCCGCGCCCAGCACCGCCAGGCCGCCGGCGGTGGCCAGGCCGGCCTGCAGATCGGCGCCGCTGGGGCGCAGCGCGATCAGCACGCCGATGAAGCCGGCGCCGATCGCCCACCAGTGCGCGGCCGGCACGCGTTCCTTGAGCACCGGCACCGACAGTGCGGTGATCAGCAAGGGGGCGATGAAGAACAGCGTGTACGCCGCCGACAGCGGCAGCGTGCGCACGCCCAGCGTGAACAGGCTCAGCATCACGATGCCCAGCAGCCCGCGCAGCAGGTGCAGCGGCCAGCGGATGCGCAGCACCGTGTGCCAGGCGCCGCGCCAGGCGATGTAGGCCAGCACCAGCGGCAGCGCGGTGAGACCGCGCAACGCGGCGATCTGCAGCACCGGGTAGCGCGCCGACAGGGTCTTGAGCACGGCGTCCATGAGGGCGAAGAAGCCCACGGCGATCAGCATCGCGACGATGCTGCGCAGGTTGCTGTTGGTCATCTCAGTCCATCTGGTCCAGCGTGTCGGGGTCGGGCACGTCGCCGATGGCTTCGCGCGTGATGGCCGCCTGCTGCAGCAGCCAGTCGGCGAAGGCCTTGACCTCGGGCCGTTGCGCGCTGCGCGGCGCCACCACCAGCCAGTACACCAGCGGCGAGTCGATGCGCGCGTGCGGCAGCGGCTCCACCAGCGCGCCGCTGGCCAGGTTCTCGGCCACCAGCGGCAGCCGCGCCAGCGCCACGCCCTGGCCGATGATGGCCGCCTGCACGATCTGCTGC
This is a stretch of genomic DNA from Hydrogenophaga crocea. It encodes these proteins:
- a CDS encoding DMT family transporter; the encoded protein is MTNSNLRSIVAMLIAVGFFALMDAVLKTLSARYPVLQIAALRGLTALPLVLAYIAWRGAWHTVLRIRWPLHLLRGLLGIVMLSLFTLGVRTLPLSAAYTLFFIAPLLITALSVPVLKERVPAAHWWAIGAGFIGVLIALRPSGADLQAGLATAGGLAVLGAALCYAVAAVTGRLASRTDSSEALILTMMLAMSLGAGALALPQWVPIARADLPLLIALAVTGFCGQLAITEAFRHGQASIVAPFEYSALAWGLGLDWLIWHTLPSPHTWLGAAIVIGSGLYLIRREKRITEAHANAEHP
- a CDS encoding 5-formyltetrahydrofolate cyclo-ligase; amino-acid sequence: MDSKPGESSHSPDGRTAGGSPGETKARWRKALIDKRQSLPDRLWRNDQLQRVMRVFLVNRPDTVIGAYWPIKGEFDPLPALFRWQEAGLEEDAQSQQRHRRIGLPVINKIDKTLTFHTWYPGCPMEEDAYGIPKPKDTEVVVPTLIFVPCVGYGPGGYRLGYGGGFYDRTLATLRPRPVTVGLGYDFAFVPELRPEPHDVPLDAVLVDSGVAWPVD